From one Marmota flaviventris isolate mMarFla1 chromosome 1, mMarFla1.hap1, whole genome shotgun sequence genomic stretch:
- the LOC114099175 gene encoding olfactory receptor 2A2-like, with protein MGGNQSWVTEFILVGFQLRAEMEVFLFWVFSLLYIFSLLANGMILGLICLDPSLHTPMYFFLSHLAVLDMSYASNNVPKMLANLMNQRSTISFVPCIMQTFLYLAFAATKCLILVAMSYDRYVAICHPLHYAVIMSWRVCTALAVTSWSCGFILSLVHAVLLLRLPFCGPREVKILSVLKLACADPWINQVVILAASVFVLVGPLCLMLVSYTSILLAILRIQSGEGHRKAFSTCSSHLCVVGLFFGIAMVVYMVPDSSQREEQEKRLSLFHSLFNPVLNPLIYSLRNSQVKDALRGALQKRSM; from the coding sequence ATGGGAGGCAACCAGTCATGGGTCACAGAATTCATCTTGGTGGGATTCCAGCTCAGAGCAGAGATGGAGGTGTTCCTCTTCTGGGTCTTCTCCCTGTTGTACATCTTCAGCCTGCTGGCCAATGGTATGATCTTGGGACTCATTTGCCTGGACCCGAGTctgcacacccccatgtacttcttcctctcacACCTGGCTGTCCTTGACATGTCTTATGCTTCTAACAATGTCCCCAAGATGCTGGCAAACCTCATGAACCAAAGAAGTACTATTTCCTTTGTTCCATGCATAATGCAGACATTCCTTTACTTGGCTTTTGCTGCTACTAAGTGCTTGATATTGGTGGCAATGTCCTATGATCggtatgtggccatctgtcatCCCTTACATTATGCTGTCATCATGAGCTGGAGAGTGTGCACGGCCCTGGCTGTCACTTCCTGGTCCTGTGGATTTATCCTCTCCCTGGTACATGCCGTGCTCCTCCTGAGGCTGCCCTTCTGTGGGCCTCGGGAAGTGAAGATCCTCTCTGTCCTCAAGCTGGCCTGTGCTGACCCCTGGATCAACCAAGTGGTCATCCTTGCTGCCAGTGTTTTTGTCTTAGTGGGGCCTCTGTGCTTAATGCTGGTGTCCTACACGAGCATCCTGCTGGCCATCCTGAGGATCCAGTCAGGGGAGGGCCATAgaaaggccttctccacctgctcctcccacctctgTGTGGTGGGGCTCTTCTTCGGCATAGCGATGGTGGTTTACATGGTCCCAGACTCCAGTCAGCGAGAGGAGCAGGAGAAAAGGCTGTCGCTCTTTCACAGTCTCTTTAACCCAGTGCTGAATCCCCttatctacagcctgaggaactcCCAGGTGAAGGATGCCCTCCGCGGAGCCTTGCAGAAGAGGTCCATGTGA
- the LOC114084315 gene encoding olfactory receptor 2A14-like, with the protein MGGNQTWITQVTLLGFQVDPALQCFLCGLFSVFYTFTLLGNGIILGIICLDPRLHTPMYFFLSHLAIVDMSYASNNVPKMLANLVNQRRTISFVPCLMQTFLYLAFAHIECLILVVMSYDRYVAICHPLYYAIIMSRRVCTILATASWVFSFLLALVHLVLILRLPFCGPHEINHFFCEILSVLKLACADTRLNQLCIFAACVFVLVGPLCWVLVSYTRILLAILRIQSGEGRRKAFSTCSSHLCVVGLFFGSAIVMYMAPQSRHPEEQQKILSLFYSLFNPMLNPLIYSLRNAEVKGALRRVLRKERLI; encoded by the coding sequence ATGGGAGGCAACCAGACATGGATCACACAAGTCActctgctgggattccaggtggaTCCGGCACTGCAGTGTTTCCTCTGTGgacttttctctgtcttctacaCCTTCACCCTGCTGGGGAATGGGATCATCCTTGGGATTATCTGTCTGGACCCCAGgctgcacacacccatgtacttcttcctctctcaTCTGGCCATAGTTGACATGTCCTATGCTTCCAACAATGTCCCCAAGATGCTGGCAAACCTCGTGAACCAAAGAAGAACCATCTCCTTTGTTCCATGTCTCATGCAGACATTCCTGTACTTGGCTTTTGCTCACATAGAATGCCTGATTTTGGTGGTGATGTCCTATGATCggtatgtggccatctgtcaccccctaTATTATGCTATCATCATGAGCCGAAGAGTATGCACCATCCTGGCTACTGCTTCCTGGGTGTTTAGCTTCCTGTTGGCCCTGGTCCATCTAGTCCTCATCCTGAGGCTGCCCTTCTGTGGGCCTCACGAGATcaaccacttcttctgtgagatcctgtctgtccTCAAGCTGGCCTGTGCCGACACCAGGCTCAACCAACTCTGCATCTTTGCAGCCTGCGTGTTCGTCCTGGTGGGGcccctgtgctgggtgctggtgTCCTACACGCGCATCCTGCTGGCCATCCTGAGGATCCAGTCAGGGGAGGGCCGCAgaaaggccttctccacctgctcctcccacctctgTGTGGTGGGGCTCTTCTTTGGCAGCGCCATCGTCATGTACATGGCCCCCCAGTCCCGCCACCCTGAGGAGCAGCAGAAGATCCTCTCCCTGTTCTACAGCCTTTTCAACCCCATGCTGAACCCCCtgatctacagcctgaggaacgcAGAGGTCAAGGGTGCCCTGCGCAGGGTGCTGAGGAAGGAGAGGCTGATCTGA
- the LOC114084316 gene encoding olfactory receptor 2A14-like: MGGNQTWITQVTLLGFQVDPALQCFLCGLFSVFYTFTLLGNGIILGIICLDPRLHTPMYFFLSHLAVLDMSYASNNVPKMLANLVNQRRTISFVPCLMQTFLYLAFAATECLILVAMSYDRYVAICHPLHYAVIMSWRVCTILAAASWMFSSLLSLVHLVLILRLPFCGPHEVNHFFCEILSVLKLACADTRLNQLCIFAACVFILVGPLCWVLVSYTRILLAILRIQSGEGRRKAFSTCSSHLCVVGLFFGSAIIMYMAPQSRHPEEQQKILSLFYSLFNPMLNPLIYSLRNAEVKGALQRALRKERLI; the protein is encoded by the coding sequence ATGGGAGGCAACCAGACATGGATCACTCAGGTCActctgctgggattccaggtggaTCCGGCACTGCAGTGTTTCCTCTGTGgacttttctctgtcttctacaCCTTCACCCTGCTGGGGAATGGGATCATCCTTGGGATTATCTGTCTGGACCCCAGactgcacacacccatgtacttcttcctctctcaTCTGGCTGTACTTGACATGTCCTATGCTTCCAACAATGTCCCCAAGATGCTGGCAAACCTCGTGAACCAAAGAAGAACCATCTCCTTTGTTCCATGTCTCATGCAGACATTCCTGTACTTGGCTTTTGCTGCTACAGAGTGCCTGATTTTGGTAGCAATGTCTTATGATCggtatgtggccatctgtcaccccctaCATTATGCTGTCATCATGAGCTGGAGAGTTTGCACCATCCTCGCTGCTGCTTCCTGGATGTTTAGCTCTCTACTGTCCCTGGTCCATCTAGTCCTCATCCTGAGGCTGCCCTTCTGTGGGCCTCACGAGGTcaaccacttcttctgtgagatcctgtctgtccTCAAGCTGGCCTGTGCCGACACCAGGCTCAACCAACTCTGCATCTTTGCAGCCTGCGTGTTCATCCTGGTGGGGcccctgtgctgggtgctggtgTCCTACACGCGCATCCTGCTGGCCATCCTGAGGATCCAGTCAGGGGAGGGCCGCAgaaaggccttctccacctgctcctcccacctctgTGTGGTGGGGCTCTTCTTTGGCAGCGCCATCATCATGTACATGGCCCCCCAGTCCCGCCACCCTGAGGAGCAGCAGAAGATCCTCTCCCTGTTCTACAGCCTTTTCAACCCCATGCTGAACCCCCtgatctacagcctgaggaacgcAGAGGTCAAGGGTGCCCTGCAGAGGGCGCTGAGGAAGGAGAGGCTGATCTGA
- the LOC114099096 gene encoding olfactory receptor 2A14-like, producing the protein MGGNQTWITQVTLLGFQVDPALQCFLCGLFSVFYTFTLLGNGIILGIICLDPRLHTPMYFFLSHLAIVDMSYASNNVPKMLANLAKQRRTISFVPCLMQTFLYLAFAVTECLILVVMSYDRYVAICHPLHYAVIMSWRVCTILAAASWACGSLLALVHLVLILRLPFCGPHEINHFFCEILSVLKLACADTRLNQLCIFAACVFVLVGPLCCVLVSYTRILLAILRIQSGEGRRKAFSTCSSHLCVVGLFFGSAIVMYMVPQSRHPEEQQKILSLFYSLFNPMLNPLIYSLRNAEVKGALQRALRKERLI; encoded by the coding sequence ATGGGAGGCAACCAGACATGGATCACTCAGGTCACTCTACTGGGATTCCAGGTGGATCCGGCACTGCAGTGTTTCCTCTGTGgacttttctctgtcttctacaCCTTCACCCTGCTGGGGAATGGGATCATCCTTGGGATTATCTGTCTGGACCCCAGgctgcacacacccatgtacttcttcctctctcaTCTGGCCATAGTTGACATGTCCTATGCTTCCAACAATGTCCCCAAGATGCTGGCAAACCTCGCGAAACAAAGAAGAACCATCTCCTTTGTTCCATGCCTCATGCAGACTTTCTTGTACTTGGCTTTTGCTGTTACAGAGTGCCTGATTTTGGTGGTGATGTCCTATGATCGGTACgtggccatctgtcaccctcTACATTACGCTGTCATCATGAGCTGGAGAGTGTGCACCATCCTCGCTGCTGCTTCCTGGGCATGTGGCTCCCTCCTGGCCCTGGTCCATCTAGTCCTCATCCTGAGGCTGCCCTTCTGTGGGCCTCATGAGATcaaccacttcttctgtgagatcctgtctgtccTCAAGCTGGCCTGTGCCGACACCAGGCTCAACCAACTCTGCATCTTTGCAGCCTGCGTGTTCGTCCTGGTGGGGCCCTTGTGCTGCGTGCTGGTGTCCTACACGCGCATCCTGCTGGCCATCCTGAGGATCCAGTCAGGGGAGGGCCGCAgaaaggccttctccacctgctcctcccacctctgTGTGGTGGGGCTCTTCTTTGGCAGCGCCATCGTCATGTACATGGTCCCCCAGTCCCGCCACCCTGAGGAGCAGCAGAAGATCCTCTCCCTGTTCTACAGCCTTTTCAACCCCATGCTGAACCCCCtgatctacagcctgaggaacgcAGAGGTCAAGGGTGCCTTGCAGAGGGCGCTGAGGAAGGAGAGGCTGATCTGA